A part of Chloroflexota bacterium genomic DNA contains:
- a CDS encoding heme-binding protein has protein sequence MSYVITDLCTLDGSCVEVCPVACIHTKPGAPQYYIDPDVCIECEQCEIVCPVDAIFLDWKLPDEREASIEVNASFFRKNKAVVGPPPAEAAWEMVRGAQAYASHLGIAVAVAVVDGAGVPIAAGRMDGAHPLMSELALNKAFTATSFHVGTHELSPQVRRLRSLIVSSRGRYVASGGGIPIVDGIAVLGAIGVAGGRSEEQDVQCCRAGLAVVEDGER, from the coding sequence TTGTCCTACGTCATCACGGATCTCTGCACCCTTGACGGCTCATGCGTCGAGGTATGCCCCGTCGCCTGCATCCACACGAAGCCGGGCGCGCCCCAGTACTACATCGATCCGGACGTCTGCATCGAGTGCGAGCAGTGCGAGATCGTCTGTCCGGTCGACGCCATCTTCCTGGACTGGAAGCTGCCGGACGAGCGCGAGGCGTCCATCGAAGTGAATGCCAGCTTCTTTCGCAAGAACAAGGCCGTCGTGGGGCCGCCGCCCGCGGAGGCCGCCTGGGAGATGGTCCGCGGCGCCCAGGCGTACGCGTCGCATCTCGGCATTGCCGTCGCCGTCGCCGTCGTCGACGGCGCTGGCGTGCCCATCGCCGCGGGACGGATGGACGGCGCGCACCCGCTCATGTCGGAGCTGGCGCTCAACAAGGCTTTCACGGCGACCAGCTTCCACGTCGGCACCCACGAGCTGTCTCCGCAGGTCCGACGGTTGCGAAGTCTCATCGTGTCGAGCCGGGGCCGTTACGTGGCGTCGGGAGGGGGCATCCCCATCGTCGACGGCATTGCGGTGTTGGGCGCCATCGGCGTGGCCGGCGGGCGGAGCGAGGAGCAGGACGTCCAGTGCTGCCGGGCCGGGCTCGCGGTCGTCGAGGACGGCGAGCGCTAG
- a CDS encoding LLM class flavin-dependent oxidoreductase, giving the protein MEFSIFALPTYFQEQDPPQGDYLRRLIDLLASVEELGYDGIWANEHHFHPYGGMIPSPAVLLAALIQRTKRVRLGTSVVVLPLHHPIEVAEQLAMVDLMSDGRLELGVGRGFVPYDYQNLGVSFEEGQERTQESLEIILAAWSQPTFSYTGKHYRFDNIELWPRPQQRPHPPVWIACTGTPSSFTSTGAKGYNLLTVSSLRPMEKLGELARLYRDAWNASGRDPGGYRYATHFQVVVDDDRDRARRIASDAIRNYFGLHAKALALHPASANRGFDPLEGFSIERWIDEGRILAGTPDDVVATLRRAQAELGITGIDGTFFFGGVSFEVAERSLRLFAEGVIPRMRSATPATAAVG; this is encoded by the coding sequence ATGGAATTTTCGATCTTCGCGCTGCCTACGTATTTTCAAGAGCAGGACCCGCCGCAGGGAGACTACCTTCGTCGACTCATCGACCTGCTCGCCTCCGTTGAGGAGCTGGGGTACGACGGCATCTGGGCGAACGAGCACCATTTTCATCCGTATGGCGGCATGATTCCGTCGCCAGCGGTCTTGTTGGCCGCGCTTATCCAGCGTACGAAGCGCGTGCGGCTCGGGACTTCGGTCGTCGTGCTGCCCCTCCACCATCCCATCGAAGTGGCGGAGCAGCTCGCCATGGTGGACCTGATGTCGGACGGGCGGCTCGAGCTGGGCGTGGGCCGCGGGTTCGTTCCGTACGACTATCAAAACCTCGGCGTCTCCTTCGAGGAAGGCCAGGAGCGCACGCAGGAGAGTCTCGAGATCATCCTCGCGGCCTGGTCTCAGCCGACGTTCAGCTACACGGGCAAGCACTATCGCTTCGACAACATCGAGCTGTGGCCCCGTCCGCAGCAGCGTCCGCACCCTCCTGTCTGGATCGCGTGCACCGGCACGCCCTCGAGCTTCACGTCGACGGGCGCGAAGGGATACAACCTGCTGACGGTCAGCTCGCTGCGCCCGATGGAGAAGCTGGGGGAGCTGGCGCGGCTATACCGCGATGCGTGGAACGCGTCAGGACGGGACCCCGGCGGCTACCGATACGCGACGCACTTCCAGGTCGTCGTCGACGACGACCGCGACCGTGCCCGACGAATCGCCTCGGACGCCATCAGGAATTACTTCGGGCTTCACGCGAAGGCGCTCGCCCTCCATCCGGCATCCGCCAATCGCGGGTTCGACCCGCTGGAAGGATTCTCGATCGAACGGTGGATCGACGAGGGACGCATCCTGGCGGGCACGCCGGACGACGTCGTGGCGACGCTGCGACGGGCGCAAGCGGAGTTGGGGATCACCGGGATCGACGGGACCTTCTTCTTTGGCGGCGTCAGCTTCGAGGTCGCGGAGCGCTCTCTTCGGCTCTTCGCCGAAGGGGTCATTCCGCGCATGCGGTCGGCAACGCCGGCGACGGCCGCGGTCGGCTAG
- a CDS encoding reductive dehalogenase domain-containing protein, producing MAVAVEKATTPAAQPDEARRPDARPDIPPPPSLGRSVRYVGPVQNVDMNQSPHPMNQRGELGKALFNYQHNTVSKDPLTRVSAPNHFNDKRNFIATVVNQASKGTVNPKRVPVDDPEAMTRHIKAVAHYMGADFVTIAKAHPNMMYAGNRYVQDGTAADQYEQDTPADLVRKFPYLIVATTAWDYDKLQAHRHHIGDAAYHVSQIKGNMLLKSLEGYIRELGYTALRGVANPQAAGIAGGMGELGRNGLVINEKFGARIHMPDPIMTDLPLVPGKPADIGVPDFCTICHKCAVTCPTNSITFFDRVPGEAPKVERDASGFGVYNGVEKFKINWLTCYKLRPYVHEHWSSCLTCAVICPFTKPNTWWRTMTVQALHYCPIPARPLLVRTLKAIDDRFWGVVRQKRVRWMGYDSGIKPGEQACTVAGCTADHEAGHSTSVDSEIGYYAPLKENTNRFVKRGS from the coding sequence ATGGCAGTTGCGGTGGAGAAGGCGACGACACCGGCGGCACAGCCGGACGAAGCGCGGCGCCCGGACGCGCGCCCCGACATTCCGCCTCCGCCAAGCCTTGGACGATCCGTCCGCTACGTCGGGCCCGTCCAGAACGTGGACATGAACCAGTCCCCCCACCCGATGAACCAGCGCGGGGAGCTGGGCAAAGCCCTCTTTAATTACCAGCACAACACGGTCTCCAAAGATCCCCTCACCCGCGTCTCCGCGCCCAACCACTTCAACGACAAGCGGAACTTCATCGCGACGGTCGTGAACCAGGCCTCGAAGGGAACCGTCAATCCCAAGCGCGTACCGGTCGACGATCCCGAAGCGATGACCCGCCACATCAAAGCGGTCGCGCACTACATGGGCGCGGACTTCGTGACCATCGCCAAGGCACACCCGAACATGATGTACGCGGGCAACCGCTACGTTCAGGACGGCACGGCCGCCGACCAATATGAGCAGGACACACCCGCTGATCTCGTGCGCAAGTTCCCGTATCTCATCGTCGCGACGACGGCGTGGGATTACGACAAGCTTCAGGCCCACCGCCACCACATCGGGGACGCCGCGTACCACGTTTCGCAGATCAAGGGAAACATGCTATTGAAGTCCCTGGAGGGGTACATCCGCGAGCTGGGCTACACGGCCCTGCGCGGCGTCGCGAATCCCCAGGCGGCCGGCATCGCCGGCGGAATGGGGGAGCTGGGACGCAACGGCCTCGTCATCAACGAGAAGTTCGGCGCACGCATCCACATGCCGGACCCGATCATGACGGACTTGCCGCTGGTTCCCGGGAAGCCCGCGGACATCGGCGTACCCGATTTCTGCACCATTTGTCACAAGTGCGCCGTGACCTGCCCCACCAACAGCATCACCTTCTTCGACCGAGTGCCCGGCGAGGCTCCGAAAGTCGAGCGCGACGCGTCCGGGTTTGGCGTCTACAACGGTGTCGAGAAGTTCAAGATCAACTGGCTCACGTGCTACAAGCTCCGGCCCTACGTCCATGAGCACTGGAGCAGCTGCCTCACCTGCGCGGTCATCTGCCCCTTCACCAAGCCGAACACGTGGTGGCGGACGATGACCGTTCAGGCGCTGCACTATTGCCCGATCCCCGCCAGGCCGTTGCTGGTGCGCACGTTGAAGGCGATCGACGACCGGTTCTGGGGCGTCGTCAGGCAGAAGCGCGTGCGGTGGATGGGATACGACTCCGGTATCAAGCCGGGCGAGCAGGCGTGCACCGTGGCCGGCTGCACGGCCGACCACGAGGCGGGCCACTCCACTTCCGTCGACAGCGAAATCGGATACTACGCGCCGTTGAAGGAAAACACGAATCGCTTCGTCAAGCGAGGCTCGTGA